The proteins below are encoded in one region of Oncorhynchus nerka isolate Pitt River linkage group LG15, Oner_Uvic_2.0, whole genome shotgun sequence:
- the LOC115142914 gene encoding calcium/calmodulin-dependent protein kinase type 1D-like isoform X2 translates to MGRKEITCSWKKVINNIRDVFEFKKALGSGSFSEVYLVREKKTGNLYALKCLKKKHLSCSKLENEITVLKKIRHDNVVGLEDFYETRTHYYLVMQLVSGGELFDRIIDRGVYTEKDASCLVHQVLEAVNYLHENSIVHRDLKPENLLYFNSDENSKIMISDFGLSKMSDHGVMSTACGTPGYVAPEVLAQKPYSKAVDCWSIGVITYILLCGYPPFFEDNETRLFSKIMRADYAFHSPFWDNISESAKDFIRNMMQKHPKKRFSTEQALRHPWIIGKTARDQDIYESVSMQIQKNFAKSKWRQAFNATAAINHMKKLQLAHANPDAPLPPIPCNSQNTQQGVNNITAKDTNGNPPIPVTPPEVQCRGLRASHSEPRHTLVVMETCNAENCSSFEAAKSCDAIDRATNRNGHTMQTGVCSVM, encoded by the exons ATGGGTCGCAAAGAAATAACCTGCAGTTGGAAGAAAGTCATCAACAATATCAGAGATGTGTTCGAATTCAAAAAAGCGCTGGGATC GGGTTCGTTCTCCGAGGTGTATCTGGTGAGAGAAAAGAAGACTGGAAACCTCTATGCCCTGAAGTGTCTGAAGAAAAAACACCTCAGCTGTAGCAAGCTAGAGAACGAGATCACTGTGCTGAAGaa gATAAGGCATGACAATGTGGTTGGATTGGAAGACTTCTATGAAACTCGGACACACTACTACCTTGTCATGCAGCT GGTGTCTGGTGGGGAACTGTTTGACCGTATCATAGATCGGGGGGTGTACACAGAGAAGGATGCCAGCTGTCTGGTTCACCAAGTGCTGGAGGCTGTCAACTACCTTCACGAGAACAGCATAGTGCACAGGGACCTCAAg CCAGAGAACCTACTATACTTCAACTCAGATGAGAACTCCAAGATCATGATCAGTGACTTCGGCCTGTCCAAGATGTCCGACCACGGAGTGATGTCCACGGCCTGCGGCACGCCAGgatatgttg CCCCTGAAGTTCTGGCTCAGAAACCCTACAGCAAGGCAGTGGACTGCTGGTCCATAGGAGTCATCACATACATCCT GCTGTGCGGCTACCCTCCGTTCTTTGAGGACAACGAGACACGTCTGTTCTCGAAGATCATGAGGGCCGACTACGCTTTCCACTCGCCCTTCTGGGATAACATCTCAGAGTCAG CAAAGGACTTCATCCGGAACATGATGCAGAAGCACCCTAAGAAACGCTTCAGCACAGAACAGGCCCTCAGACACCCCTG GATCATTGGGAAGACAGCGAGGGATCAGGACATCTATGAATCAGTCAGCATGCAGATCCAGAAGAACTTTGCCAagtccaaatggagg CAAGCCTTCAACGCCACGGCAGCCATCAACCACATGAAGAAGCTGCAGTTGGCCCACGCCAACCCTGATGCCCCTCTCCCACCTATCCCCTGCAACTCCCAGAATACTCAGCAGGGCGTCAACAACATCACCGCTAAGGACACCAACGGCAACCCCCCAATCCCAGTGACCCCTCCGGAGGTGCAGTGCCGGGGCCTGAGAGCCAGTCACAGCGAGCCCAGGCACACGCTGGTCGTTATGGAGACATGTAACGCAGAGAATTGCTCCTCATTCGAGGCAGCtaagag CTGTGATGCCATTGACAGGGCGACCAATAGGAATGGGCACACCATGCAGACTGGGGTGTGTTCTgttatgtga
- the LOC115142914 gene encoding calcium/calmodulin-dependent protein kinase type 1D-like isoform X1, whose translation MASCEGAGCDDRATMGRKEITCSWKKVINNIRDVFEFKKALGSGSFSEVYLVREKKTGNLYALKCLKKKHLSCSKLENEITVLKKIRHDNVVGLEDFYETRTHYYLVMQLVSGGELFDRIIDRGVYTEKDASCLVHQVLEAVNYLHENSIVHRDLKPENLLYFNSDENSKIMISDFGLSKMSDHGVMSTACGTPGYVAPEVLAQKPYSKAVDCWSIGVITYILLCGYPPFFEDNETRLFSKIMRADYAFHSPFWDNISESAKDFIRNMMQKHPKKRFSTEQALRHPWIIGKTARDQDIYESVSMQIQKNFAKSKWRQAFNATAAINHMKKLQLAHANPDAPLPPIPCNSQNTQQGVNNITAKDTNGNPPIPVTPPEVQCRGLRASHSEPRHTLVVMETCNAENCSSFEAAKSCDAIDRATNRNGHTMQTGVCSVM comes from the exons ATGGCCTCTTGTGAAG GTGCCGGCTGTGACGACAGAGCCACCATGGGTCGCAAAGAAATAACCTGCAGTTGGAAGAAAGTCATCAACAATATCAGAGATGTGTTCGAATTCAAAAAAGCGCTGGGATC GGGTTCGTTCTCCGAGGTGTATCTGGTGAGAGAAAAGAAGACTGGAAACCTCTATGCCCTGAAGTGTCTGAAGAAAAAACACCTCAGCTGTAGCAAGCTAGAGAACGAGATCACTGTGCTGAAGaa gATAAGGCATGACAATGTGGTTGGATTGGAAGACTTCTATGAAACTCGGACACACTACTACCTTGTCATGCAGCT GGTGTCTGGTGGGGAACTGTTTGACCGTATCATAGATCGGGGGGTGTACACAGAGAAGGATGCCAGCTGTCTGGTTCACCAAGTGCTGGAGGCTGTCAACTACCTTCACGAGAACAGCATAGTGCACAGGGACCTCAAg CCAGAGAACCTACTATACTTCAACTCAGATGAGAACTCCAAGATCATGATCAGTGACTTCGGCCTGTCCAAGATGTCCGACCACGGAGTGATGTCCACGGCCTGCGGCACGCCAGgatatgttg CCCCTGAAGTTCTGGCTCAGAAACCCTACAGCAAGGCAGTGGACTGCTGGTCCATAGGAGTCATCACATACATCCT GCTGTGCGGCTACCCTCCGTTCTTTGAGGACAACGAGACACGTCTGTTCTCGAAGATCATGAGGGCCGACTACGCTTTCCACTCGCCCTTCTGGGATAACATCTCAGAGTCAG CAAAGGACTTCATCCGGAACATGATGCAGAAGCACCCTAAGAAACGCTTCAGCACAGAACAGGCCCTCAGACACCCCTG GATCATTGGGAAGACAGCGAGGGATCAGGACATCTATGAATCAGTCAGCATGCAGATCCAGAAGAACTTTGCCAagtccaaatggagg CAAGCCTTCAACGCCACGGCAGCCATCAACCACATGAAGAAGCTGCAGTTGGCCCACGCCAACCCTGATGCCCCTCTCCCACCTATCCCCTGCAACTCCCAGAATACTCAGCAGGGCGTCAACAACATCACCGCTAAGGACACCAACGGCAACCCCCCAATCCCAGTGACCCCTCCGGAGGTGCAGTGCCGGGGCCTGAGAGCCAGTCACAGCGAGCCCAGGCACACGCTGGTCGTTATGGAGACATGTAACGCAGAGAATTGCTCCTCATTCGAGGCAGCtaagag CTGTGATGCCATTGACAGGGCGACCAATAGGAATGGGCACACCATGCAGACTGGGGTGTGTTCTgttatgtga